The sequence CGTCTTCCCGGCCGCCCGCCCATGAGCGAGACCGATATCGTCGAGGTGCTGCGCTCGGCGCTGTAATGCCGTCTATTGGAAGACGCCGTTGCATCCGGAGAAACCACAATCAAAATCCGGCAGCAAGGTATCCTCCCGTGAAATACCTTCATCAACCGCTTTTTCAGCGGTGCTTCAGCATATAGCTCACCGCACTTGCGGTTACTCCGAGCTGACGGGCTGTTTCGGTAAGCGACAGTCCGTGTTCGATGACAAATTTTACCGCAAGCTGCTTGCGGATCACTGGCAGATTCATGCTCAGGCTGCCGGATCGTAAAAATGATTCGGTGATCCCGGCATCACGACATGTCTGCTCGATTTCGCACTCTATCAGTCGACCCCGTTCTTCTCCGGGCAACTCACTCTTCTGCCCTTCTTCGGTATCTTTGAGCAGTTGTCTCACGAAAGCATAGCTTCCAAGAATTCTTTCATCCCCAAGAGCCCTGATACCCTTTTTGCGCATCGAAAGCACATTTATCCATCCTCCATGCGAGCGAACGATGCCCCCTCCAGTAAGTTCCTTTTGCCTGTCCTGGCCAATCTCTTCCTGAAGGTAATCCAGATATGCTTTTTTCGCTGTTCGATGGCTGCTGCCGAAAAAACCCAGCACATAATCGCGATCAAGCCATGAATGATTGATCCTGTTCATGATGACGGCATGCCCCGTCCACGGATATGATGCAAGTGCTTCGAGTGTTTCGACAAGACCTGCTTTCAGAGGATTGAGATGAATATAGGCCACGAGTTTATCGAAGTACGCTTCTTCTTCGCAGATTATCGACTTGTAGCGGTTCTGAAACAAGTGCCCGACCCTGTTGTGGCGGCGATTGTAGTATTGCGCATAGCCTGAGAGCAGGCGCCTCATATAGCTCGCAAGTCCGAGCGGCCCGCTTTTCAGGAGAATGTGTACATGGTTGTTCATCAGGGCAAAGGCGTAGAGAGGGGTCTGTGTGATTTGCGCCAGCGTACCCATCCGTTTGAGGAATTCCGTCCGATCGATGCCGTCCTGAACGATCGTTCCTTTTTCGATTCCCCGCATCATGACATGGTGCAAGGTTCCGGGCTCATCAAGTCGAGGTCCGCGAGGCATATGCTTCGATGATTGCAGGTTATCGGTTGCAATGGTGCTTGTCAGTAATATACGCAACTGCAACTTAATTCATCAGAACTACGCTCAACCATTCCTTCGACCGGCTCGCTGCCAGCGGATCTTTCAGGCCACCAAACAACGTCCCCTAATGTCGAGAGTTTCCGACTAAATGCTTAGATTTTTTTACACATAAAAACGATTTTCAATTGATTATCTGCGCAATACCATAATTGACCAAACCTGACCATGGAGAGCTGATGCTTATCAGAATTATGTCCGACATCCATAACGAGGTCTGTCGCGAAGAGACCGGCAGGGACTATTGTGTTCCCGGGCTTGCGGATGATAAAGATACTCTTCTTGTCCTTGCCGGAGATATCGGGCTTCTGAACAGGACACAGACCTGGCACGGTTTTCTTTCGGCATGCTCCGAGCAGTTCAAAAGTGTTTTTTTGGTTGAAGGGAATCATGAATGGTATCACGGCAACATCGAGAAACACGCTTACCGCAACGTCATCGTCGAGCACGGATTTGAAAACACGCATACCGGTCTGCTCATTCTGGAAGAGGAAAACATTGCCATAATCGGCACCACCCTCTGGACTGACTTTTTCGGAGGCAACCCCATCGCCATGTTCGATGTCAGTCAGGGTCTCAATGACTATCGACTGATACATGTCGGAGTTGATTATCGCCGGTTACGTCCGGAATACATTCTCGAACTCCACCACAAACAGAAAACGAGGCTTTTTGAAGATGCCGATCATTATGCCGATCTCGGATACACCGTTATTGTGGTCACCCATCACCACCCGTCGATGCAAGGAATCGCTCCTTGTTACCGAAATGATCCCCTGAATGCGGCGTTTGTCTCAGACCTCGAGAAAGAGATACTCGCCCGCAAGATAGCCTGGTGGATTTGCGGCCACTGCCATACCGCCATGGAGTATGCAATAGGACAAACCAGAGTGCTGTGCAACCCCAAGGGATATCCTTTCGAATACGGCAATGGCTTCAATCCGCTGAGGACGATCACCGTGCGGTAAACGCACATGGCACAATACCGGAAGTCCGAACGGCTTGAGTCAGTGGAGATCACGGTTAAACCAATTTTCACGACAGATCGGCTTTTTGCAAACCAATCTGTCAGAAACACCTGTTTAGATCGGACTGATGACACGAGGAGTAGCCGCTGCATCGGCTCTGTGTGACAAAACCAGTGTCAACAGAAGCGAAAATGATAAAAACCGGAAACTTTCGACGGAATACAAGGGAGGAAGGAAAAAGCCTGCAAGGTGTTGTCTTGCAGGCTTTTAACTGGATGTGGGCGATAGAAGGTTCGAACTTCTGACCTCTACCGTACAAAGGCATAGCGACTGGATATATGTTATTATATTTTTATCACTTACAGAGGCACCGCATATTTTTTCGTCGCATATGCGTCGCAGTTTTGAGATCAAAATCCATGAGCAAATCGTAACAACGATGACATGTTCCGCTTTCTATCGCTGATTTCTCTGCCATGTATCCGGAGCAATCCAGCTATCTCCATAGCTCTCTTTTTCGATCAAGGCTTTGACAATTGGGGTTAGAAATAGTTCCAACTGCTGCACGATCTGATTGAAGTCCTCAGGCAAAAATTCAAGTCCGATACGCTTCCTGAAAGCAGTCCATTGCACCTGCTTTTCATCGATAAACTTCAGGGAAATAATCTCCTGAGGTTGAACAAGTATTGTCCCCCGTTGCTCAAACGTCTGCTTGATGGCTTCGGCAAGCCTGCCGCCTTCAAAGTTGTACTGGCGTGACAGCATCCAGATATCATAGAAGTCTTTCAGCCTGCTGTTGAGTATCCCAAGCTTGGCCATCACCTCAAACTTTTCGGCAATCATGCTTTCCCTGCTGTAACAGTACATCTCCGCCGGAGGAAAATTCAGCAATGATGGTAACGATTCCTGTAGAGGCTCCGGGAAAACCTTGTCTCCAAATCCAATATCAAGCTGGATGGTCAGACGGGCAGCATCGCAATGTCCACGAAATCTCACGCGCAATCCCTCATAGTCCGCATCTTCAGTTATCGGCTCGACAGTGATTGAGTCAGGATCGAAAATGATCCCATCTTCCTGCTCTTCGACTGCCAAAACCTGATGGATAATGGTCGTGATCTTCTCCGGGGCGTTTGCGGTTCTGCCCAGCATATCGATATCCATAGTAGGTCTTGCCAAGGGAGCTTGCCAGACACGAAGCAGCAATGCTCCCTTGAGAATGAAGCGATCTGCGAATGAGGAAACCGACAGACGATAGAGAAAGCGCTCCATGGCATAGTACTGCAGCAGCTCCTGAAAAGGCCTGTGATCCTGTCGTGCCTTGTTCAAGAGCCGTTGCCTGACCGAAGCTCCGATATTCTTGATCGCTTTTGCACTCACAGTGTGGCCTCCAGATAGGGTTTCATGACCGAGGCTACACGGCACACCTCTGCATACTGCATCAGTGCATGAAGGTTCTTATGCAGTCGCTGCCGATAGAGTTTAAGCGCTTCGAGCACAATATCCATCCCGATCCTGTTACGGAATTTGAAGCAGTCGACAAGCGTCTTTTCCGGGCTGTAGATATTCACCGGGACACCATCGAGCTGATGTGTTTCAATGCCGAGCTTGAAACAAGAGGGGGAAAACCGGTATACCGTAACCGGAGGATGCTCGATTCTTGGTTGTTCGGCACCCTTTTCAAGCGCAAGAGATACGCTGTGTGGAACCTGGGTGGTCATTTCGTGAAAGGACAGTGCCGAGACCAGACAAAGCACTCCATTCGGAACCCTCAGGGAAACGGTAACAAGATCAGGATATTCGAGCTGCTTTTCCCTTTTGAGCTGGTAAAACCCTCGTGAAAGCTCTTCAAGCTCACCGCTGTCACGAAGACTGTACAGCGTTCGGGGATGAATACCAAGGCTGATCGCTTCCCGGGTGCGGATGAGCCCTCCCCTGGCAAGAATAAGGGCTTTGGCCCTGTCTGCAGCTGTCCTTTGTTGTGACATTGCTCATTTGGATAGAATACCCTAACATTATGAATAAGTATAGGTATATTTATC comes from Chlorobium limicola DSM 245 and encodes:
- a CDS encoding transposase — translated: MPRGPRLDEPGTLHHVMMRGIEKGTIVQDGIDRTEFLKRMGTLAQITQTPLYAFALMNNHVHILLKSGPLGLASYMRRLLSGYAQYYNRRHNRVGHLFQNRYKSIICEEEAYFDKLVAYIHLNPLKAGLVETLEALASYPWTGHAVIMNRINHSWLDRDYVLGFFGSSHRTAKKAYLDYLQEEIGQDRQKELTGGGIVRSHGGWINVLSMRKKGIRALGDERILGSYAFVRQLLKDTEEGQKSELPGEERGRLIECEIEQTCRDAGITESFLRSGSLSMNLPVIRKQLAVKFVIEHGLSLTETARQLGVTASAVSYMLKHR
- a CDS encoding metallophosphoesterase codes for the protein MLIRIMSDIHNEVCREETGRDYCVPGLADDKDTLLVLAGDIGLLNRTQTWHGFLSACSEQFKSVFLVEGNHEWYHGNIEKHAYRNVIVEHGFENTHTGLLILEEENIAIIGTTLWTDFFGGNPIAMFDVSQGLNDYRLIHVGVDYRRLRPEYILELHHKQKTRLFEDADHYADLGYTVIVVTHHHPSMQGIAPCYRNDPLNAAFVSDLEKEILARKIAWWICGHCHTAMEYAIGQTRVLCNPKGYPFEYGNGFNPLRTITVR
- a CDS encoding nucleotidyl transferase AbiEii/AbiGii toxin family protein, with amino-acid sequence MSAKAIKNIGASVRQRLLNKARQDHRPFQELLQYYAMERFLYRLSVSSFADRFILKGALLLRVWQAPLARPTMDIDMLGRTANAPEKITTIIHQVLAVEEQEDGIIFDPDSITVEPITEDADYEGLRVRFRGHCDAARLTIQLDIGFGDKVFPEPLQESLPSLLNFPPAEMYCYSRESMIAEKFEVMAKLGILNSRLKDFYDIWMLSRQYNFEGGRLAEAIKQTFEQRGTILVQPQEIISLKFIDEKQVQWTAFRKRIGLEFLPEDFNQIVQQLELFLTPIVKALIEKESYGDSWIAPDTWQRNQR
- a CDS encoding type IV toxin-antitoxin system AbiEi family antitoxin domain-containing protein, producing the protein MSQQRTAADRAKALILARGGLIRTREAISLGIHPRTLYSLRDSGELEELSRGFYQLKREKQLEYPDLVTVSLRVPNGVLCLVSALSFHEMTTQVPHSVSLALEKGAEQPRIEHPPVTVYRFSPSCFKLGIETHQLDGVPVNIYSPEKTLVDCFKFRNRIGMDIVLEALKLYRQRLHKNLHALMQYAEVCRVASVMKPYLEATL